A stretch of the Erpetoichthys calabaricus chromosome 3, fErpCal1.3, whole genome shotgun sequence genome encodes the following:
- the LOC114649639 gene encoding interleukin-19-like yields MSVSLLRRNALNAIQSEESCCFLRQMLGFYLRNVFSHYTSSISMVRRRISSLANGLVSMEKTLSECHRQHICHCKDETRLTIKSFHDSYQQLDNDEAIQKAVSELDILLSWLEMPHH; encoded by the exons ATGAGCGTAAGCCTTCTGAGAAGAAATGCTCTGAATGCTATTCAG TCAGAAGAAAGTTGCTGCTTTCTGCGACAAATGCTTGGCTTCTACCTCAGGAACGTCTTCAGCCATTACACCTCCAGCATCTCCATGGTGAGAAGGCGAATCAGCAGCCTAGCCAATGGCCTTGTCAGCATGGAGAAGACACTTTCTGAATGT CACAGACAACACATCTGCCACTGCAAGGACGAAACCCGTCTGACAATCAAATCTTTCCATGACAGTTACCAACAG cttgACAATGACGAGGCAATCCAGAAGGCTGTGAGTGAGCTGGATATTCTTTTGTCGTGGCTTGAAATGCCTCATCACTAA
- the LOC114649640 gene encoding interleukin-20-like produces MAWKAHFGNCEVSIHIHELRDYFNEIRHTINDDDRNLKVQILKDHILLKVKPSESCCFLRHTLRFYVEKVFSHYTASNSQIRRRASGLANSFLTIKRDLRQCHALQLCSCDDGSRTRLEEIHSTYEMLDVKVAAVKAIGELDFLLDWIEGHQYN; encoded by the exons ATGGCCTGGAAAGCACATTTTGGGAACTGTGAAGTCAGCATCCACATTCATGAACTGAGAGACTATTTTAACGAAATAAGGCACACAATC AATGATGACGACCGGAATCTAAAAGTTCAAATATTAAAGGACCATATCCTGCTCAAAGTCAAG CCTTCTGAAAGCTGTTGTTTCCTGCGCCACACGCTACGCTTCTACGTGGAGAAAGTCTTCAGCCATTACACCGCCAGCAACTCCCAGATTAGGAGGAGGGCAAGTGGGCTTGCTAACTCCTTCCTCACAATAAAAAGAGACTTGCGACAATGT CATGCTCTTCAGCTTTGCAGCTGTGACGATGGGTCCAGGACCAGGCTTGAGGAAATCCACAGCACCTATGAAATG TTGGATGTCAAAGTAGCCGCAGTTAAAGCCATCGGTGAGCTGGACTTCCTCCTGGACTGGATTGAAGGACATCAGTATAACTGA